A stretch of DNA from Desulfosarcina ovata subsp. ovata:
AGGTGTCCATTGAGCAAGCTGTCAGTCACTCCATCCGCAATCAAGGCGAGGATTACATTCCCAAGCTGTTCGTCTATGTGCAGTTGGTCATGGGCATCAATAAAAATGAGGCCCGTTTTGCCACGACCGGCTCGGCGGCAAAATTCTGGGGCGTCTGGAAGGAGTTGCGGGATAAGGAGAAGGCGGTTGTTCAGGCCATCCATGCCCCGCTTGAGGAAGAGCAGAATAACCAGTTGTTCTCCGGGGATTTCAAGGCAGCCCGCACGTTTTTCGAATCCCAGGCAGCGGAAGGCGATCGCTTGGCAACCGAACAGGACAAGGCGCTTTACAGCCTCTGTCGCCCCGAGCGGCTGCTGGAGTTGGCGTATCGCTTTACGGTGTTCGAAAACGGCATCAAGAAAATCGCCCGCTATCAGCAATATTTCGTTGTTCAATCCACCATGACACGGATCCGGCAGCCCAATGGCCAGGAGCGGCGCAGGGGCGGCATCATCTGGCATACCCAGGGATCGGGCAAATCCCTGACCATGGTGATGCTGGCTCGCAACCTGGCCCTGGATTCGGAAATCTGCAACCCGCGTATCGTCTTGGTCACCGATCGCGACGATCTGGACAAGCAGCTGGGCAACACCTTTGCTGCCTGTGGTCTGGATCCCAATCGGGCCACTTCGGGACGCAACCTGCTCGAACTGGTGGCCGAGCACAAGGCCGCCATCGTTACCACCCTGATCCATAAATTCGACAAGGCCTTGAACGTCAAGAAATATCAGGATGACTCGCCCGATATTTTTATGCTCATCGATGAGAGCCATCGCACCAACTTTGGATCCTTTTCGGCCCGCATGCGCCAGATGTTCCCCAATGCCTGCTACCTGGGGTTCACCGGCACGCCTCTGTTGAAAAAAGAGAAAAACAATTTTCGCAAATTTGGCGGACTGATTGAACCCCACTACTCCATCAAACAGGCCGTAGCGGATAATGCCGTGGTGCCCCTGCTCTATGAAGGCCGGCATGTGGAGATGTCTCAGAACAAGGCGGCCATCGACCTTTGGTTCGAACGGCACACCCAGGGATTAAGTCCCAAGCAAAAGGCCGATTTGAAACGCAAGTATGCCCGGGCCGAAATGCTGAACAAGGCGGAACAGGTGATTTACATGCGCGCCTTTGACATCAGCGAGCATTTCCGTGCGACCTGGCAGGGGACCGGTTTCAAGGCCCAGCTGGTAGCCCCCAACAAGGTCTCGGCGTTGAAATACCATGCGTATCTGGAAGAGATCGGCCATGTTACATCGGATGTGGTGATTTCGCCGCCGGATACCCGCGAAAGTTATGAAGAGACCGATGACGAACCAACGGACGAAGTGGTCAAGTTCTGGCAGAAAATGATGAAACGCTACGGGGGCGAAGCCGAATACGTGAAGCAGATTATCAATCGCTTCAAACACGGCCCGGATCCCGAAGTGCTGATCGTGGTGAGCAAACTGCTGACCGGCTTCGATGCACCGAGAAATACAGTTATTTACCTGTGCAAGGAACTGCGAGAACATACCTTGTTGCAAGCCATTGCCAGGGTGAACCGGTTATATGAGGCAAAGGAGTTTGGCTACGTGATCGATCATGTGGGGCTTTTGGGTGAGTTGGACAAAGCCCTGACCATGTACAGCGCTTTCGAGGGGTTTGATGAACAGGATCTGGCTGGGACCTTGGCATCGGTGATCGAGCAGGTACGGCAATTGCCCCAGCGTTATTCCGACCTTTGGGATGTGTTCAAAACCGTCAAAAACAGCTACGACGAAGAGGCCTATGAAGTGCTGTTGGCCGATGATGAACTGCGGGAAAGCTTCTATCAACGTTTGGCCGAATACAGCAAAACCCTTGCTATTGCCTTGTCTACCGAATCCTTTGGGATGCAGACCGATGAAAAAACGCTACGACGGTATAAAACCGACCTGACCCGGTTTCAGAACCTCAAGGCCGCCGTAAAGCTGCGCTATGCTGAAGCCATCGACTACCGCGATTATGAACCCAAGATAAAAAAGCTGTTGGATACACATATCCAGGCTAATGAAGTGGTTCAGCTCAACGAGCCGGTCAACATTTTCGATGACCAGATGTTCGGTCAGGTCAAAGAATCCCAAAGTGTATATGGTGAGAAAACAACGGCTGCCAAGGCCGATGCAATCGCCCACGCCACCAAACGGGTCATCACCGAAAAGATGGAGGAGGACCCGGCCTTTTACGGCAAGTTTTCCAAGCTGATTCAGCAGGCTATCGATGATTTCCGGGCAAAACGGTTGTCCGATATGGCCTATCTGGAAAAAGTGATCGAAATTCGCCACAAAGTCGTAAATCGGCAACATGATGATCTTCCCGAGCGGCTTGTGGACAAGGAAAATGCGGCAGCTTATTACGGGGTGATCAAGTCTTTTTTCGATCAGCAGGGGTTGACACCCGAGACATGTGAACAACTTGGTATGGAGACGGCCATGGCTGTCGATGACATATTACAGCGTAATTGGAAGGTGCTTTTCTGGGAAGATACGGATGCCCAGAACAAAGTCATCGATGCCATCGAGGATTTTCTCTATGACGAAATAAAAGGCAGGCATGGCATGGCTTTGGACCTATCCCAGATTGACGAGCTGATCGAGCGGACCATGCAAGTAGCTCAAGCCAGGCGGGTAGAATGAAAGCGCATGGAACGGTCCTGTTTGGCCGGACGGAAATTCAATTCAAGCTGCTGTTCGTAAATCGCAAAACCATGGAGATCGCCGTTCATCCTGACCAGACCGTGGTTGTCAAGGCACCTTCGGGAACGCCTTACAAAAAAGTTGAGAATAAGGTGCTGAAACGGGCGGCCTGGATAGTTCGGCAACTCAATTTCTTTCAGCAGTTTGAACCCCGGACCCCCAAAAGAAATTATGTGGGTGGAGAAACCCATTTTTATCTGGGTAAGCGGTATCGACTTAAAATCCACGATGCAGTGCATAATGGCGTTAAGTTGAATCGCGGATTTTTTAATATCAGCGTTAAATCCGACCGGTCGCCAGAACATATCAAAAAGCTGATGGATGCTTGGTATGTGAACCAGGCAGAAGTGAAATTCAGGGAAAGTATAGAACGCTGCTGGATAAAATTTGCCCACCAGGGGGTTGTCAAACCGCGGCTGAGCATACGCCGCATGAAAAAACGATGGGGTAGTTTGTCAAAAAAAGGTCTTCTGACCTTAAATACAAATCTGATCCGCGCACCCAAGGCGTGTATCGACTACGTGATTACCCATGAACTCTGCCACACGCTGCATCATGACCACGGTTCGGATTTCTACCGGTTGCTGGAACGGGTGATGCCGGATTGGGAAAAACGCAAGGCAAAGCTTGAACTGGCGATGGTATAAGAGGTTATATGACGGTTGAAAAGAGCACAATGGCTCGATCCAAACCGAAAATGACCAAGAGGCATGCCCTAATCGTCAACCTACTGAAGATATATAGCATCCACGGCTATCGCCACAGTCTGTTGGAAATTCAAAAGCTCATGTATTTCATGCAGGCCGCAGGTGAACAACTCCGTTTGAATTACACCCAAAATACAGGATGAAACCCCGCCATATCAAGAAGGCATGGACCCGGTTAAAGGATGAAAACTGGCTTGATGCTGCCTGAAAATACTTGGGAGGTGGAAATGCCTTTTCAGGTGTAAGCCTGAATTCCCGATAGGGAAGTTATGGACGGCATGGACCCAGTGGACAAAATGGACCGGGCGAGCGGTGGCTATGGTTGATCGTGAACCATTGATTCCCAAGCACGGTGGTTATCGCAGGCTGAAGAGCTTCCAGATCGCACAACTGGCCTATGACCTGACGGTGCGGTTTTGCGAGCGCTATGTGGATCGGTTCAGCCGCACCCGCGCACTTACACCTACCCCGAAATTGCCGCCAACGCCGCGCTGGCGCTCATTGCCGTAGCCTGCAGCCTGCTTGACCGTCAGATTGCCGCCTAATCAAAAGCCTTCGAAAGGCAAGGCGGTTTCACCGAACGCATCTACCGTGTACGCAAATCCCGCAGAAAGTCGTGATGGTCCGGCAAGGCAGCTAAAGCCCCGCTCCAAACCGCCAATAACCGTTTCATGAAAACGGCCCAATCCTATCTGTATACGGCGTGGAAAAGACTGATCGCAGCCTATCTGCTGGCGGCACTGATCGGCCTGGCAACGGGCTCCCTGCTGGTCAACGTGGGAAACATCCCGCCCGAACGAATCTTCGAGGCTTCCACCAAGCGGCTCTCCTATGCGCTTCCCGCTTTTGATCGGGGAACCGAACACGGCATCGATATGGGTGTCCTGCTGTTTGCCTGGAATTCCCTTGGCGCCATGGTCACGATGTCCTTCATCTATACGGCCGCGCTGTTCGATCCGGACCATCGGCAAGCGTCCCCGCGCTGGCTGCGGAAAGTGTTCTGCGGAAAAACACGGATGAAACTGCTCTGCTATTTGCCGGGATGTGCGCAGATCGAGGCCGAGTCCCTGCGCCGGTTATACGTCTGGGTGATGGTTCCCCTTTTGGGGATCCTGTTGCTCGGGGTTGAAAGCGGCCTGCAGGTCTCAACGGCCACCTATATTTTCGGATCCTTCAGGACGGCCTTCCTTGCGCTGCTGCCCCACGGCCTGATTGAAATTCCGGCCTTTTCCCTGGCCGGTGCCGTGGCGTATTCGGCCCACCTTCAGATGGCCGCCAGGGCACGCAACAACCAGATCCGGATGGTTTTCCAGCAGATGGCAACCCATCGCCGCACCTTGCCGATCAAAACAATTGCCCTCTCCGTGGTCGGCGGGTTGCTGGTTGCCGGGCTGGTTGAGGCCCATATTACGCCGTGGTTGATGCAGATGGTGTGAAAAAAGGGGCAACCCCATGGGGGGTGCCCCTTCAGATGGGCCGGTTATTTCCGTTTAAACGGATGCCGGTCCGTTCACGCCTGCCGGAATACCACCCGTTCCCCTTCCGCTTCGGCGCTGATCCGGGCCCCCTCGGCGATCTTGCCTTCCAGGATCTCCATGGCCAGGGGGTTTTCGATCTGGCGCTGGATCACCCGTTTCAGCGGCCGGGCGCCGTAAATGGGATCGTATCCCTGGCGGGCAATGAGGTCGCGGGCCGATTCGGACAGAATCAGATCGATGTTCTGATCGGCCAACCGCTTGGCCAGGTGCTGCATCTGGATGTCGACGATCTTACCGATCTGCTCCGGCTCCAGGTTGAGGAAGATGATCGTCTCGTCGATGCGGTTGAGAAATTCCGGCTTGAAACCGGCGCGCAGGGCCTCGGTGACCCTGCGTTCCATCTCCTCACGGTTGTGTCCGCCCAGCTCCTGGATAAACTGGCTGCCGATATTGGAGGTCATGATAATGATGGTGTTCTTGAAATCCACCGTCTTGCCGTGACCGTCGGTCATGCGTCCGTCGTCGAGGATCTGCAATAGCACGTTGAACACCTCGGGGTGGGCTTTTTCAATCTCGTCGAAGAGAACCACCGAGTAGGGCCGCCTTCGCACCGCTTCGGTGAGGTAGCCGCCCTCGTCGTAACCCACATATCCCGGAGGGGCGCCGATGAGACGGGAGACCGAGTGCTTCTCCATGAATTCGCTCATGTCGATGCGCACGATGGCCTGCTCGGAATCGAAGATGAACTCGGCCAGGGCTTTGGCCAGCTCGGTCTTGCCGACACCGGTGGGACCCATGAAGATAAAGGAGCCGATGGGTCGATCAGGGTCCTGCAGGCCCGAGCGGGCCCGCCGTACGGCATTGGATACGGCTTCAATGGCCTGTTGCTGGCCGATGACGCGCTCGCCCAGGCGCTGTTCCATTTTGACCAGTTTCTGGCGTTCGCCCTCGAGCATGCGGCTGACCGGAATGCCGGTCCAGCGGGAGATCACCTCGGCGATATCCTCGGCGTCGACCTCTTCCTTGAGCATTTTCTTGTCGGTCTGAAGTTCTCCAAGGTCCTTTTTGGCCTGCTCCAGTTGGGTTTTCAATTCATTGGACCGACCGTAGCGCAGCTCGGCCACCCGGGCCAGGTTGCCCTCCCGCTCGGCGCGCTGCTCCTCGATGCCCAACTGCTCCTGTTCTTCCTTAATTTTGCGGATTTTTTGAATCTGGGTCTTTTCCTCCTCCCAGTGGGTCTTCATCCCGGCAATCTGGGCGCGCATGGCCTCCAGGCTGTCTTCCAGTTTGGCCAGCCGTTCCCGCGAGGCCGGGTCGGACTCTTTCTTCAGGGCTTCGCGCTCGATCTCGGCCTGGAGGATCTTGCGCTGGATTTCGTCGATTTCCACCGGCATGGAATCGATCTCGATGCGCAGCTTGGAGGCGCACTCGTCGATCAGATCGATGGCCTTGTCCGGCAGGAAACGGTCGGCGATATAGCGGTGGGACAGCGATGCCGCCGCCACGATGGCCGAATCCTTGATGCGCACGCCGTGGTGCACCTCGTATTTCTCCTTCAGGCCACGCAGGATAGAGACCGTGTCCTCCACGGTCGGTTCACGAACCAGTACCGGCTGGAAACGACGTTCCAGGGCCGCGTCCTTTTCAATGTATTTGCGATATTCGTTCAGGGTGGTGGCGCCCACGCAGCGCAGGGTCCCCCGGGCCAGGGCCGGCTTGAGCATGTTGGATGCGTCCATGGAGCCCTCGCTGGCCCCGGCACCGACCAGGGTGTGCAGCTCGTCGATGAACAGGATCACTTCGCCTTCGGCCTTCTCCACCTCCTTGAGAACCGCCTTGAGACGATCTTCGAACTCGCCGCGATACTTTGCCCCGGCAATCAGGGCGCCCATGTCCAGGGCCACCAGGCGCCGGTTTTTCAGGCTTTCGGAGACGTCACCGGCCACAATGCGCTGGGCCAGGCCTTCGACAATGGCCGTCTTGCCCACGCCCGGCTCACCGATGAGCACCGGGTTGTTCTTGGTCCGCCGGGAGAGCACCTGCACGATACGACGGATTTCGTCGTCCCTGCCGATCACCGGGTCCAGCTTGCCGCTTCTTGCCATATCGGTCAGATCCCGGCTGAATTTCTTCAGGGCCTCGTATTTCTCCTCGGGGTTGGGATCGGTGATGCGCTGGTTGCCGCGGATCTCCATGAGCACTTTCAGGACCGCGTCCCGGTTGACTCCCGAATCGGACAGGATCCGTGACGCGTCGCCGGCCTTTTTGTCGCACAGGGCCAGCAGGATGTGCTCGATGCTGGTGTATTCGTCCTTCATTTTACCGGCTTCGGCAAAGGCCGCTTCCAGAACCGACCGGCCGGTGGCCGAAAGGTAAACATCGCCGGTGCCGCTGACCTTGGGCAACCGGTCGATGGCCGCGGCCGCGTCGCCGGCAATGCGCTGGTCCGAGGCGCCCAGCTTCTTGAATACCGCGCGGGCCACCCCCTCCTTATCTTCGAGCATGGCGGCTAACAGGTGTTCCGGTTCGATCTGCTGGTTGCCGTGGGTGGATGCCAGGCTCTGGGCACTCTGGATCAGTTCCTGGGATTTTATGGTAAACCGGTCAAACCGCATAATCATTTCCTCCTTGCGTTTCAAACGGGTAATAGTGGCATTTGGTCTATATTTTGCAGACGAAATATAAACACCGCACCAATGTTGTCAATTGTCTGAAACGCATCGATCTGATAGGCAATCTGACCATTTGACCGCTTGGGCTGGTTTTTCCTGGTACAGACATGCCGGCTGGGACTTGACGTGAAAAAGCAGTTGTGCCAAAAACATTTGTAAGAAGGACGCGGTGGGTTGCGGGAATTCCCGCCGCCGTGTGGATGAATCATCGCCAAGACCATTTGCAATGGAGTATCAATGATCGGTTTCGTGCCTGTTTCACTCAATCAGTTCGTGAAACAATATCTGCGTAACAATAAGGGTGCCGATGCCGAAAGCGTTCGTGCCGGTGTCGAGGACGCGCTTGCCGCCTGGCGCCAGGGGGTTCGGTGTGCCTGCGGAAAGCCCCTTTGGGTAGCCGGTTCGGGCGTGGCCGGTTACGGTTGCTTCAGCTGCATTACCGGATCGGCCGAGCCGGATGGGGATCCGGAGATCGATGTGGTTTGTGACGACCCCTTTTATGAATTGGATGGCCCGGAAGACCGCTTCGCCCAGGTCAGCGAAATTATCCGCAATCACCCCCGGGATTACCGGGAACGGTTGGAGGAGGTCGAGTTCGTCTGGCAGGATGACGAGTACGACCTGGAGTACGAAGAGGAGGCCAAGGAGGAGCGTAAGGCGGTTCCGGAAACGGAAAATCAGCTTCAGCTGATCCATTTTCTGGATACCGGTGGCCCGGTGTCCCGACATATCCTTGACGCTTACCTGGAAGAACGCTATACGCCAACGCCCAACCTGCCGCTGATCCGCAAGTATTTCAAGCAGGCCAATCCCCAGCTGAAAGCGATCCTGCTCAAAGGGCTGTCCATCAACCCCACGGACCTGGATCTGTTGGACGACCTGGCCTATTTCAGTGAGTTCGACAGCATGTTGGGCGAACTGATCCGGTTTTATGCCGAGGCCTGTATCCAAGAGACGGACATGGAGCGCTTTTCGCTGCTGGCCCAGGATTTTCACATGAACACCTATGACCATGGCTATGACGCGCTTCAGGAACTGACCACGATGTTTCCCTCCGGTGCCAAGGGGGCCGTGGTCCAGCATCTTTTCGACACGGTCGACCAGTACGAGGGGCCGGAAGATGTGCCGTTCTAAGGGCGGGCTTATTTTATCCGACCCGTCGAGGCGCTTCCATCTCTAAGCGGGCCATACTGAAAACCTCCCCCAGGATGGCGGCGGCACGGTCGAGGGCGGGTTCATCGGCCATGGTGTAGTTGAGGCGCAATGTCTCCCGGCCACTCCCCGGCCGGGCGTAAAAGAAGGTGCCGGGTACGAACGCCGTGTTGCGGGCCACGGCCTGTCGGTTGACCGCCTGCATATCCATTCCCGCCGGTCCCCGCACCCACACGAACATGCCGCCTTCCGGCACGGTCCAGTTAAAATCCCCGGGAAAATAACGTTTCATGGCGCCCAGTAGCGCCTGTTGTCGAGGACGATACAAGGCGATGATGCGGGGCAGGTGGCGTTGCAGGTGACCGCCGGTCAGGTACTCGGTGGCCAGGGCCTGATTGAAGGTGCTGGTGTGCAGGTCCACGCCTTGCTTGGCCAGTACCAGCCAGCGGCCGACCGGCTCCGGCGCCAGGCAGAACCCCATGCGCAGGCCCGGCGCAAACACCTTGGAAAGGGTCGAGAGGTAAACCACATGGTCCGGTGCCAGCGCCTTGATGGGAGCGACGGGGACGCCGTGATACCGCAGATCGCCGTAAGGATCGTCTTCCACCAGCAGGGTGTCGTAGCGCCGGATGATGTCGGCGATGGCCTGGCGCCGCTCGGCAGGCAGGGTGCGACCGGTGGGATTCTGGAAATTGGGCACCATGTAGATGAACTTCACCGGCTGGCGGGCCAGGGCGGTTTCCAGGGCATCGGGCAGCATCCCCTGGTCATCGGTCGCGATTTCGAGATAGCGGGGTTCGTAAGGGGCGAAGGCCTGCAGGGCGCCCAGGTAGGTGGGGGCCTCCAGGGCAACATGATCACCGGGGCTGATGAGAATCTTGCCCAGTCCGTCCAGTACCCCCTGGGAGCCGCTGGCCACCAAGACCTCGTTCGGTGTTGCAGAAAGCCCTTTGCCCGCCAGATAGTGGGTCAGGGCCTCGCGCAGGGGCGGGAATCCCTCGGTCAGGTCATACTGGAAGGCCGCCGGACCATATTGGGCGATGGTTCGCTCGGTGATTTCCTGCATCATGTCCATGGGAAAACTCTCCGGCGCGGGAATGCCGCCGGCCAGGGAGATCATTCCCGGACGGGAGACCACCTTGAGGATTTCACGGATGGCGCTGGCGCCCATGTTGCGGGTACGCCGGGCCAGAATGGTTTCAGTGGGCATGTTGATTTTTCTCCTTGGATCAATAAGGACCGGTTGGTATTTTTTCACAACTCACAACTCACAACTCACAACTCACAACTCACAACTCACAACTCACAACTCACAACTCACGGGCTATTTGCGCAGTTGCCTGATGTAAAAACGCAGTTGATGATTGGCCTGGTTCAGAATATTGCCTTCACGGGTGGACATGTACACGGTGGCGGCACCATTTAACGTGATGATGATGAAATCGGCGATGGCACGATAATCCAGGTCGGGTTTGAGCAGGCCCGCAGCCTCGGCCTCGGCCAGCCAAGCCTGCAAGCGTTTGGAAAAGCGCACAAATCCTTTCAGGATATGCCGGCACATGGTGTCGGACTGGCCGGAGAGTTCTACCAGCATGTTGACGAAAAAACAGCCTCCGTCGAAAATTTCCTTGCCCAGATAATCCAGCAACACATTCTGGATGGTTTTCTCAATACGTTCCAACGGATCGGCGATGGCGCGAACATCCGTAAAGACCTCGGATCGCCAGGCCTCAACGGCATCGTTGTAAACCGCCCTCCAGACCTCCTCCTTGCTTCTGAAGTGGCAGTAAAGGCCACCTTTGGTCAGTCCGGTGGCCTGCAGGATATCGCTCACGGAGGTGTTGTAATAGCCTTTGACCGAAAAGAGCTGAAGGGCTTTTTCAATGATGTTGCGACGGGTCAATTCCCCTTTGGTGGACATGCTGTGCTCCCGTTTTAAAACCAACCGGTCTTTCTTTATTGTGCCTGCCGCCAAATGTCAAGTCATAAAAAATAGCACAGCTACCGGGTAAGGGCAAATCGGAAGAATGGCGCCATCTGCTGCTGATGGGGCTTGCGGAGACCGGAAATCAGACGACGAAAAAGACGGACCATCAGATGGACGAAGAACGCGATCGATTCCAATGTGATGAAGCAAAGGACAAAAAGGACCAGAAAAACCACCAGCCCGACGCCCGATACAACCAAGACGATGTCGACCATTCGTATCTCCTTGTTTGACTCGACACCCAACCGATGATATCCGGGTTGATATTCCGACGGACAGGACGTGAACCGCGGGGGGACGCCAGGCGAGGGTTTCCGTTCCGGCATGGGCGGTCAGGCCGCAGAAGACAAAGGGATGCGACGATGCAGGACGCAAGGAGACAATTTCGTGAAGCGGTTGGCCGGGTTGCCCGGGGGTGGCTGACGGACGGTTTGCCGTCAAGGCAGGGCCTCGATCAGGCCGCGGAAGAACTGGACCGGTTGCGTCATCAGCTGGCCGTTAATGGCCTCTGGCCTCACCCGCCGACCATGGTTACCGCCACCCTGGACGATGGCCTGGGCCAGGGGCTGGCCATCATCGAAAAATATGCTGCGCTTATCGGGATGCAATTGTTTCCCCTGGGACTGATGCAGTCGCCCGAGGCCGTCATCGATGCCTGCAGCCGCCACCAGCCGGATTATCTGGGCATGACCATCCTCCAGTACGATACCGAAGACGATTTGAATCGCATTGCCAGGCACCTGCCGGCCAAAACCCGCATTGTTGCCGGCGGGCCCGTGTTCAACGGTGATCCCGATTTTTCCGAACGGACCGGCGTTCACTATGCGGCCAAAAATGTGGCTGCCTTTCTGACATTCATGCTGGCCGCCGAACATGGATAGGGGTGCGAGCCCGCTATACGGAATCCGGCCTTAACCTTTTTCTGCGGTGCGATATGACATTCTTGTCCGGGAGCTTCATTGTTCTTCTCACCGTAATTTTCGGTGGCAACGCCGTGGCCATCAAGCTGACCCTGACGGGCATGGGGCCGCTGACGACGGCCGGTCTCCGTTTTGCACTGGCGGCCATCGCCATCGCCCTTTGGGCTTTGGCCACCGGCCGCTCTTTTCGCATCCGGCCGGGACAGAGTTTTCAGCTGATTATCGTTTCATCGGGTTTTACCCTCCAGCTTTGCCTGTTTTACCTGGGGCTCGACCGGACATTCGCCTCGCGGGGCATTCTGATTTCCAACCTGCTGCCCTTTTTTGTCCTGTTTCTGTCTCACCGATTCATTCCCGATGAGAAGATCACCTGGCAGAAGATGGCGGGAATCGGTATGGGGTTCTGCGGCGTGGCATTCATGTTTCTGGGCCATACCGGTGCCTATGGCGCCTTTCACAGTGGTGATCCCATTGTGCTGGCGGCCGTGATCGTCTGGTCGTGCAATGTGGTCTACACCAAACGGATCATCAGTGCGTATGCTCCGTTTCATCTGGTGCTCTATCCCATGATGGTTTCCGTTCCGGTTTTTCTTTGCGCCGGAGTATTGTCCGGCGAAATGATGGTTTTCGATCTGAACGCCACCGTGCTCGGCGCATATGCGTATCAGAGCCTGATCAGCGCCGCCTTCGGTTTTGTGGCCTGGAGCACCATGCTCCAGCGATACGGAGCGTCGACGCTGCATAGTTTTGTTTTTATCATGCCCATTGCGGGTGTGGTTTTCAGTGCCCTGATTCTGCAGGAACCGATTACCCCCAATATCGTCGTGGCCCTGATATTGATTGCCGGCGGGATTTTAATGGTTCAACGGAGCCCCAAAAAGGCCGTTTTCAGTTTTTCGTTGACCCGCGGCATATGATTGCGTGAACAGAAGGCGATTTCTGTCAAAGCATATACCCGCCTGCTTGTCTTTTCATCCGTCTTCTACGTTGGGCTTTTCCACACATAGCCCCACTATGCGTAAAAAGGCCCGCCTTGAATACGAATGAAAATCATGCGCATCCTGGTATCTTCTTTTCCGCCAATCGCCTAATGATGCATATCCCTGGCGAGACGAGCATATTTGAATAGTATAGGAATTTCCATTTTTTACTCGCCCTAAACATCCGGCCCACATAGGCCGGGCTCTGGCGGTCAAGGGCCACCTGGGTTTTCGGCCGGTTA
This window harbors:
- a CDS encoding TetR/AcrR family transcriptional regulator, whose amino-acid sequence is MSTKGELTRRNIIEKALQLFSVKGYYNTSVSDILQATGLTKGGLYCHFRSKEEVWRAVYNDAVEAWRSEVFTDVRAIADPLERIEKTIQNVLLDYLGKEIFDGGCFFVNMLVELSGQSDTMCRHILKGFVRFSKRLQAWLAEAEAAGLLKPDLDYRAIADFIIITLNGAATVYMSTREGNILNQANHQLRFYIRQLRK
- a CDS encoding DMT family transporter, whose protein sequence is MTFLSGSFIVLLTVIFGGNAVAIKLTLTGMGPLTTAGLRFALAAIAIALWALATGRSFRIRPGQSFQLIIVSSGFTLQLCLFYLGLDRTFASRGILISNLLPFFVLFLSHRFIPDEKITWQKMAGIGMGFCGVAFMFLGHTGAYGAFHSGDPIVLAAVIVWSCNVVYTKRIISAYAPFHLVLYPMMVSVPVFLCAGVLSGEMMVFDLNATVLGAYAYQSLISAAFGFVAWSTMLQRYGASTLHSFVFIMPIAGVVFSALILQEPITPNIVVALILIAGGILMVQRSPKKAVFSFSLTRGI